The Nocardia sp. NBC_01503 sequence TCACCGGCCAGTCGCGATATGCCCCGGTGCCTTCGATCTCGCCGGTGCCGTCGAGCCGGGTGCGTTCGGTGCGCAGGCCCGTGACCCGGCCGGCGGCGCCGAGCACTTCGACCGGTGCTTCGAAGAAGTGCAGGAACAGTTTGTGCGGCCGGTTGCCGGGATCGCGAATGGCCCACTGCTCCAGGGTGTTCGCGATCATGTCCACCTGTTTGGACTGCCGCCGTGCGGTTTCCGACCCGGCGTCGTAGTCGATGTCCTCGGGGTCGACGATCACCTCGATGGTTGGTGAGTGGTCGAGCTCGCGTAACTCGAGCGGTGTGAACTTGGCCTGCGCGGGACCGCGGCGGCCGAAAACATGTACCTCCACGGCCCTGTTCGACCGCAACGCTTCGTGCACATTCGGCGGAATCTCGGTAGGCAGCAGTTCCTCGCCGGTCTTGGCCAGCATGCGGGCCACATCGAGGGCCACATTCCCGACACCGAGCACCGCGATCCGCTCCGCATCGAGCGGCCAGGTGCGCGGTGCATCGGGATGCCCGTCGTACCAGGACACGAAATCGGCAGCGCCGTAGCAGCCGTCCAGTTCGATGCCGGGGATATCCAGTGCCCTATCGGTATTCGCACCGGTGGAGAAGATCACCGAGTCGTAGAAGGTACGTAGATCGTCCAGGGTGATATCGGCGCCGTACTCGATGTTTCCCAGCAGCCGGACCTGCGGCCGATCCAAGACCTTGTGCAGGGCGGTGATGATGCCCTTGATGCGCGGATGGTCCGGTGCGACGCCGTACCGAATCAGTCCGAACGGTGCGGGCATTCGCTCGTACAGGTCGATGGAGACATCGGCATCGGACTTCATCAGCGCGTCCGCGGCGTAGATGCCCGCCGGCCCGGCCCCGATAATGGCCACGCGCAGTGCGCGTTTCGAGCTGGTCATGGCTGGTACGCCTGTACGAAAGCGGTGTCCGCTCCGACCTCGCCCACTGTCGAAGCGCTGCCGGGAGATCCGAGCGCCGCGGCGCGGCCGGGCAGCGGCTCATCGAAGAATCGGGCATTCTCCGCCACGAATTGTTGCTGCCCTGCTGGAATGTCGGTATCGAGGTAGATGGCTTCGACCGGGCAGACCGGTTCGCATGCTCCGCAGTCGACGCATTCGGTGGGATGGATATAGGCCATGCGGCCGCCGGTATAGATGCAGTCGACCGGGCACTCCTCGACGCAGGCCCGATCCATGATGTCGACACAGGCGGCGCCGATGACGAAGGTCATGATGCTTCCTCGGTGGTTGCGGCCGCGAGCTCGGCGGTGTCGCCGAGCGCGGCCAGGATCTCGTAACGGTGGCGCGCGAATTCGGGTTCGAATCGGGCGCCGGGTGCTCGCGGATGGTCGATGGTCACGATGCGCTGAATCCGGGCCGGGCGCGGGGTCAGCAATACGATTCGATCGGCCAATAGCAGGGCTTCATCGACGTCGTGCGTGACGAACAGCACCGTCGTCTTGCGCTGTTGCCAGACGGTGATGAGCAGCCGCTGCATATCGGCCCGGGTCTGGGCGTCCAGCGCGCCGAACGGCTCATCCATGAGCAGGACGCGGGGTTCGGTGGCCAGGGTGCGAGCCAGTTGGACGCGCTGGCGCATACCGCCGGAGAGCGCTCCGGGCAGATGTTCGCCGTAGCCGTCGAGTCCGACTTGAACCAATAGTTCCAAGGCTTCGGCCCGGCGGCGTGCGCGGGGCACGCCGCGCAGTTTCAAGGCGAATTCGACGTTCTTGCGGGCGCTGCGCCACGGCAGCAGTGCGTCCTCCTGGAAGACCATCGCACATTGTTCGCCGCTGCCCCCGTCGATCTCGGCGGTGCCGCCGACCGGTTCGAGCAATCCGGCCAGGGCCCGCAGGATGGTGGATTTACCGCAGCCGGACGGGCCGAGCAGCACCACGATCTCGCCGGGCGAGACCTCCAGATCGACTTCGGCGGTGAGGCTTTCGCCGTAGGCGATGCGAAGACCACGCAGCCGCACGGCCGCTCCGGTGCTCATCGCACAGCCCGTGGCAGCCAGCGGTTGACCCGATGCCCCGCCGCCTCGACGAGCCAGGCCGTCGCCCAGCCCATCACCCCGATGGAGAGCATCCCGACCACGACCCCGGGATAGTCGAGCAGCCCGTAGCACTGCCAGGTGAAATAGCCGATGCCGAATTGGCCCGAGATCATCTCCGCGCTGATGACGCAGATCCAGGCGACACCCATGGCAACCGACAGTCCGGAGAAGATGCCGGGGAGCGCACCCGGTAGCGCGATGTGGACGAGGATCTCCCAGCGTCGGGCGCCCAGGGTGCGCGCGGCTTCCTCCCATACCTTCGGCAGTGCGTGCATGGCGTGGATGGTGCTCACCGCGACCGGGAAGAAGGCCGCGAAGAAGGTGATGAACACGATGCCCTGCTCGCTGGTCGGGAAGAGCAGAATCGCCAAGGGCACCAGGGCGATTGCGGGAATGGGCCGGAATACCTCGAGCACCGGCCGCACGAGCGCGCTGATCAGGGCGGACCGGCCGATGACCATACCGGTGATCACTCCGGCCACGGTCGCCAGGCCGAATCCGATCAGGATGCGGCGCATGCTGGACAGGATGTTGCTGTAATAGTCATGCGTGCCGAGCTGGGTGCGGAAGGAGTCGAAAACCTCTGCGGGCGTGGGTATCTTGTCGAAGCGCAGCCAGAACACCACGTGATTGGCGGTGAGCAGGTACCAGAGCAGCACCAGCCCGGTCAGCGGTACAGCGGTGAGCAGAGCCGAGCGTAATCGCCGGGGGAGGGCGATGGCGACCGCCCGTCGTGGCGCTCCCGGCGTGGTCTGTGGTTCGGAAGGCGTTGTGGGGATGCGGGTTACAGGTTCGGCGGAAACCGTCATGTCGAGCCTCCAGGAGTTGTTCGGTGCTATCTGGCGATCAGTGCGGCCTGGTAGTCCAGGACGGCGCTACCGGCGTGGCCGGTCGCATAGGTCTGGGCGTCGGCCTTGACCGCGAAAGGCCGCAGTCGTTCATCCGGTCCGGCGGCCGGATCGCTCACCCAGGTGGCGGTGGCCGCGAAAATGCGGGTGCCGGAGGCGGTATCGGGTACGTAGGCGCTGCGGGCTTCTCCGCCGTGCGTGCCGACCAGGCGCAGCAGACAGGTCGGTGTCCTGGCCACCCGCGTGGTTTCCTCGCCCTTGAACCACACCTCCGAGGCAGTCGCCGGATTGTTCACCGCGCCACCGCATACCGAGTCGGTGCCGGTCAATGGGCTCGGTGCGGTCGTGGACGACCGCTGTGCGTCATAGTCCGAGCCGTACAGCGCCCGAACGTATTTGTCATTGACGAACTCGTTGATGTCCAGATCCGCGAGCGCGCCGAGGCCCTTCAGGAATGGCAGCAGTTTGGTGAGCGCGTCGACCAGCTGCGGTTTGATGGTCGAATCGAAGCTGACCATCCCATTGGGGCCGTTGTAGAGGTAAACGACTTCCGCTGGAATGCCGGTGATGTCGGCGACTCGTTCGGCGGCTTTCAGTGGATTGTGATTGATGTAGTCGGCGGTTTCGCGCTGGGCGGCCAGGAAGGCATTGACGATATCGGGGTTGGCGGTGTCGAACCGCTTATTGGCGACCACCGCGTGGAAGGTCGGAATTCCGGCGGTGCCACCGTCGTAGAGCAGTCGCGCTTTACCGTCGAAGATGAGCTTCTGCGGCCACGGCACGAACTGCGCCAGCGCCGACACCTGATCGCCCTGGAGCGCCGACGCGCCGACCGCCGGATCCTGGCCTAGCAGCTTGACATCGTCCAAAGCGAGACCGGCACTGGACAAACCGGTGGACAGCATGCCGTGCGCGGCCGAGCCGATACTCGTGGAGACCACCTTGCCGCGCAGATCCGGCAGGGTCGCGGCAGGTGAATTGAGCGGCACCACAATCTGATTCAAGGAGCCGTGCAGGTTATATCCGGTGACCGAGATGAGTTCGGTGCGCACATCCTCGTGGTCGCGGGTCTTCGAGCCGTTCACCAGAATCGGCGCGTCACCCATG is a genomic window containing:
- a CDS encoding ABC transporter permease codes for the protein MTVSAEPVTRIPTTPSEPQTTPGAPRRAVAIALPRRLRSALLTAVPLTGLVLLWYLLTANHVVFWLRFDKIPTPAEVFDSFRTQLGTHDYYSNILSSMRRILIGFGLATVAGVITGMVIGRSALISALVRPVLEVFRPIPAIALVPLAILLFPTSEQGIVFITFFAAFFPVAVSTIHAMHALPKVWEEAARTLGARRWEILVHIALPGALPGIFSGLSVAMGVAWICVISAEMISGQFGIGYFTWQCYGLLDYPGVVVGMLSIGVMGWATAWLVEAAGHRVNRWLPRAVR
- a CDS encoding FAD-dependent oxidoreductase: MTSSKRALRVAIIGAGPAGIYAADALMKSDADVSIDLYERMPAPFGLIRYGVAPDHPRIKGIITALHKVLDRPQVRLLGNIEYGADITLDDLRTFYDSVIFSTGANTDRALDIPGIELDGCYGAADFVSWYDGHPDAPRTWPLDAERIAVLGVGNVALDVARMLAKTGEELLPTEIPPNVHEALRSNRAVEVHVFGRRGPAQAKFTPLELRELDHSPTIEVIVDPEDIDYDAGSETARRQSKQVDMIANTLEQWAIRDPGNRPHKLFLHFFEAPVEVLGAAGRVTGLRTERTRLDGTGEIEGTGAYRDWPVTAVYRAVGYKSQPIPKLPFDDRAGVVPNEQGRVLIDEDAAGAARYLPGVYVTGWIKRGPVGLIGHTKGDANETVACLLDDRETHSAPADPDPDSVAAFLTARGVAFTTWQGWHRLDAHERALGAAEGRERVKVVERIDMLLASLGAH
- the fdxA gene encoding ferredoxin, with translation MTFVIGAACVDIMDRACVEECPVDCIYTGGRMAYIHPTECVDCGACEPVCPVEAIYLDTDIPAGQQQFVAENARFFDEPLPGRAAALGSPGSASTVGEVGADTAFVQAYQP
- a CDS encoding ABC transporter ATP-binding protein encodes the protein MSTGAAVRLRGLRIAYGESLTAEVDLEVSPGEIVVLLGPSGCGKSTILRALAGLLEPVGGTAEIDGGSGEQCAMVFQEDALLPWRSARKNVEFALKLRGVPRARRRAEALELLVQVGLDGYGEHLPGALSGGMRQRVQLARTLATEPRVLLMDEPFGALDAQTRADMQRLLITVWQQRKTTVLFVTHDVDEALLLADRIVLLTPRPARIQRIVTIDHPRAPGARFEPEFARHRYEILAALGDTAELAAATTEEAS
- a CDS encoding ABC transporter substrate-binding protein, with product MMRTPNMYRRMALLLGAVTAATVVSGCGSSGDGKTVTINIGYQSKTINTVTAGTLLRDRGTFETKLAELGKAKGITYKVEWKDFAAGPPLTAQMLAGQVDIGSMGDAPILVNGSKTRDHEDVRTELISVTGYNLHGSLNQIVVPLNSPAATLPDLRGKVVSTSIGSAAHGMLSTGLSSAGLALDDVKLLGQDPAVGASALQGDQVSALAQFVPWPQKLIFDGKARLLYDGGTAGIPTFHAVVANKRFDTANPDIVNAFLAAQRETADYINHNPLKAAERVADITGIPAEVVYLYNGPNGMVSFDSTIKPQLVDALTKLLPFLKGLGALADLDINEFVNDKYVRALYGSDYDAQRSSTTAPSPLTGTDSVCGGAVNNPATASEVWFKGEETTRVARTPTCLLRLVGTHGGEARSAYVPDTASGTRIFAATATWVSDPAAGPDERLRPFAVKADAQTYATGHAGSAVLDYQAALIAR